One Podarcis raffonei isolate rPodRaf1 chromosome 3, rPodRaf1.pri, whole genome shotgun sequence genomic region harbors:
- the LOC128411014 gene encoding uncharacterized protein K02A2.6-like, producing the protein FSELENMLRDRLVGGLKDEKLQRRLYAKKDLTFQVALEEALATEAAERSTQEARPSQLSQPRVHHEDLTDDSGSDREEVHRVQQRTQAAHIPQLPRREGGNCASCGESHERRTCRFRNAECRQCRKLGHIVRVCRARPTRRQAPDDQSKSPRSRGPTHQGNSTELTDFKVYQLPHPNVEKIYVDVQIEGAPCRMELDTGSTLSIISARTLRKLCPTGGPKLRPAPFTLRDFQKRKVPTMGVGTFRVQYRGRTQQLDLLVVKGPYISLLGLAWFGPLGLAVTGVNHTSLQVDVDAICKEFPGVFDGKLGQYTGPPIALQLDPAVRPVRLKARRVPFALKPRIDEELDRLVEQGVLEPVPNAPWETPIVTPVKPNGSVRICADYKCTINKALTAHAYPVPVVSHVLATLAGSKIFGKLDLAQAYQQLPVDEATAEAQTIVTHRGAFRVKRLQFGVSVAPGIFQNLMDSLLKGIPGVTPFFDDVLIAGPTPEEFEDRLRTVLHRFQTAGLKVKREKCLLGVPQVDFLGFMVDAEGVHPTGDKVRAICDAPAPKNKTELQAFLGLLNFYHSFLPHKAAVAEPLHRLLDKRAPWVWGQRQEAAFQAVKDLLVSNSVLAHFDERLPVVLACDASPYGIGAVLGHQLPDGREVPVAYFSQTLNATERNYSQIDKEGLAIVKGVKKFHDFLYGRPFTVVTDHKPLLGLFAPEKQTPQVLSPRVLRWSIFLASYQYALIHRPGKAMGHADALSRLPLPETGPDPAPAQEVMSLELLPDRPIQAQEVAHHSKKDRVISRVLDWVWRGWPSSSPGPEFAGYTTRKHELSAHKGCLLWGSRVVVPQPLRKRVLTALHETHPGVVRMKALARSYVWWPGIDGEIEDPVYAKNFGAGPAWVPATVTRVTGPVSYEVLTDGGQCWRRHCDQIRRRFPGENQEEERSEESQGNRGAVRPIEQEGPAGEAESVNTERTCEAERTPEPEPRLS; encoded by the exons ttctcagagctggagaacatgcttcgtgaccgcctcgtcggtggcctgaaggatgagaagctgcaacgacgcctctacgctaagaaggacctaacgttccaggtcgctctggaggaggccctggcaacggaagctgccgagaggtcgacacaagaggcacggccgagccagctgtcccaaccgagggtccaccacgaagacctcaccgacgactcaggatccgacagggaggaggtgcaccgagtacagcagcgcactcaagcagcccacataccacagctgcctcgacgagaaggagggaactgcgcaagctgtggagaaagtcacgagaggaggacctgccgtttccgcaacgcagagtgcaggcagtgcagaaaattgggacacatcgtccgggtgtgtcgggctcggcccacccgacgccaggcaccagatgaccaatccaagagccccaggtcccggggcccaacgcaccaaggcaactcgacagagctcacggacttcaaggtataccagttgccccaccccaacgtagagaaaatttatgttgacgtacagatagagggggccccatgccgcatggagcttgacacgggttcaactctatccataatctcggcaaggaccttaaggaaactgtgtcctactgggggtcccaaactcaggccggccccattcaccctccgggacttccaaaaacgtaaggtccccacaatgggggtggggaccttcagggtgcaataccgagggcggacgcagcaactggacttgcttgtggtcaagggcccctacattagcttactgggattggcatggtttggaccactggggctagccgtcaccggggtgaaccacactagcttacaagtggacgtggacgccatatgcaaggaatttccgggggttttcgatgggaaattgggacagtatacgggcccccccattgctctacagcttgaccccgcagtacgaccggtcaggctcaaggcccgccgggtcccgttcgccctgaaaccccgtatagacgaggaattggaccggctcgtggagcaaggagtgctggagccggtgcctaatgccccctgggaaaccccaatcgtcacgcccgtcaagcctaatggttcagtccgcatctgcgcagactacaaatgtaccataaacaaggccctcacggcccatgcatacccagtgccagtggtcagccatgttcttgccaccctggctgggtcgaaaatttttggcaagctggacttggcccaagcatatcaacagctgccagtagatgaggccacagcagaggcacagacgattgtgacgcacagaggagcattcagggtaaagcggctgcaattcggtgtcagcgtggcaccaggcatattccagaatctaatggactctctacttaaagggattcctggcgtcacccccttcttcgatgatgtgttgattgccgggcccacaccagaggagtttgaggaccgcctccgcaccgttctgcaccgtttccagacggcgggtctcaaggtgaagcgggaaaaatgtctactaggagtgcctcaggtggactttctgggatttatggtggacgcagaaggagtCCACccaactggggacaaggtacgggccatttgtgatgccccagcgcccaagaacaagactgaacttcaggccttcttgggactattgaacttttaccattccttccttccccacaaggcagcggtagcagagcccctacacagactcctggacaagcgggccccttgggtgtggggccagcgccaggaggccgcattccaggcagtcaaggacttgcttgtctcaaactcggtcttggcacacttcgacgagaggctgccggtggtgctagcatgcgatgcctcgccctatggaattggcgctgtcctgggacaccaactcccggatggaagagaggtaccggtggcatacttttcccagacactcaacgcaaccgagcggaactactcgcaaatcgacaaggagggtctggcaatcgtgaagggagtaaaaaaattccatgatttcttgtacgggcggcccttcaccgtggtgactgaccacaagccgttgcttggcttatttgcccctgaaaagcagaccccccaagtgctgtctcctcgcgtcctcaggtggtcaattttccttgccagctaccagtatgcactgattcaccgtccggggaaggcgatgggccatgcggatgccctcagcaggctaccactaccggaaacaggccccgacccagcacctgcacaagaggttatgagcctggagctgcttcccgaccgccccattcaggcacaagaagttgcacaccattccaagaaagatagggtcatctcccgggtcctggactgggtgtggaggggatggcccagcagcagccccgggccagaattcgccggctacacaacccgcaaacatgaactgtcggcccacaaggggtgcctgttatggggaagcagggtcgttgttccccagcccctccgcaaaagggtcctcacagccctacacgagacacacccaggggtagtaagaatgaaggcccttgccaggagttatgtgtggtggccggggatcgacggagagatagag gacccagtgtacgcaaagaattttggggcaggcccagcatgggtacccgccacagtcaccagggtcactggccccgtgtcgtacgaggtgctaacagatggggggcaatgctggcgccgccactgcgaccagatacggcgacgattcccgggagaaaaccaggaggaggaaaggtcagaggagtcccaagggaacagaggggcagtgaggcccatagagcaggaggggccagcaggagaggcagaatcagtaaatacagagaggacctgcgaggccgaaaggacaccggaaccagaaccacgactgagc